The Gorilla gorilla gorilla isolate KB3781 chromosome 23, NHGRI_mGorGor1-v2.1_pri, whole genome shotgun sequence genomic interval ttaaaaaggaaacaaagctgCATGCAACAGCTTGAAATTGTATATTCAGGTATTAAAGGTGCAATACTGGTTAGAAAAAACTCAAGGCCTCCCACTGGGGAGCtgcctttatttaattttaaagaaaacaaaatctaacCCAAAAAGTCCAATTCAtatttccctctcccctctttaaGTAATTTTACATGGCCATAGTCATTATTCTAACTGATATGTCTATAAAGTTGCACCCCCAGTCCGTTGAGCCTTGGTATTTGTTGTAAATTCTCCTTTCACAGCGATTGTTAAATCTATTCGTGCCCTGAGATGTATGGCTTTATGCTGAAGATTGGCTGGATGCGTCCTCTGATGTGTGTTGTAGGAATTTAATGTGGTTGTCTCCTGCTTTTATTATACTGTGACTTGTTAGGAAACCCTGGGCCTCATTTGGCTCTCCCTTGGGAGAGGTTGAGGGtgcacctttatgaacatggaaaggttTATCACAGCAGTTAACCCCCACTTGCTCCTCCCCTCTATACCAAGCTCTTCTGGTTTTTCACCTGACGGGGTGGGTGTTTGGGATctattttttcttgctaatttgccAAGTATTGCACTATTAATACCAGCCCCCGAAATGAAAGGAACCAACCACACTGGTGTGTACAATCAGACAAGCAAGGTTGTATATTGAGGAAATTTGAGCAAGCTGCCCTGAAGAAAGGCATAGTGACAAGATGAGAGAGATGCATTGTTTGGAGATGTGTTTAGCCAGTGCCCTTCTTCCCCACGAGCCCCCCCAAGGCTCAGAGCGGTACTGGCTTTTAAAGGGAAAGGCCTTCATTTCTTCGTTTATCCCCCCAGCAGCGCTGGAGAGCGAGGTGGCTTCAATAAGCCTGGTGGTAAGTTTTTGAGTATTACCATAgatagtgtttaaaaaaaaatgcagtcagTTTTTagaaaactataatttttttattagtttcATAAGTGGTTTAAAAATGATCTATACAAAAGAGACTAATGGGTACTGCCGGCATTGTCTTAGGGGTAATAAGGTTAACCTATGGTTACAAAACAAAGGGTAACTTGAAGTATTGAGTAACTGCTTCTGTAATATGGgggagaataaatttttaaatttggtttatTTAGAGGAAAAATTTTGACTTAAATTTAACACTGATTTGGCACATAAGCATTGAGAGTGTATTTGGTTAATGGTTTAGAAGCAAACcagcaaaggaaaaaagcaaacccTAGCAAACCTTTCACAAATGTTAAAGAGACACTGCTCCATTTTAGCAGTGCGGGTCATTTTGAGTTTAATGAATCCCCATCAAATGGTGGTATAGTAGATAGCTATGTGTGTTTGTAAGGTTTGTAGCTTGCAAGACGTGcactaataatattttatatgatcTTTCCTGGTTGGCAGGACCCATGGATGAAGGACCAGATCTTGATCTAGGTAATTTTGAATTCTAGTTGTGCTTCATATCGTGCTTTATAAATTAATGGTACAGAGGTAAATGCATGCGTAGAGTTCAGCAGCCTTATAGACCAGTGTGATATTCTTGCTGTCAAGGACAGTTTGGGAAATCCTATGTGAGCATCTACTCATAATTGCCTTAAGTGAAGTAAACCAAAAGTTTGAAAGCATTCTTCTTAGTATGCTTGGTAGTTTTCTTAGATTTATGATGAATATCCTTGGGCAGTAGTGATCAGGTAGTTAAGAAACCCCTATAGATGCATGATAATAATTCTCCTGTCTTGTTGTCTCTGAAAGGCCCACCTGTAGATCCAGATGAAGACTCTGACAACAGTGCAATTTATGTACAAGGATTAAATGACAGTGTGACTCTAGATGATCTGGCAGACTTCTTTAAGCAGTGTGGGGTTGTTAAGGTCAGTAAAAGCATAACCAGGTCATCTGGCAGAACTTTAAACCACAGAGCATTTTAAAGAGATTGAATTGATGTTGAGAGTTGTTTTCTAAGGTTGCCTTTGCCTGACTTCTTTCTAGGTATCTTatggtttgttcctttttaaaaaaagattagcctttttttttttttttttttgagatggagtttccttcttggtacccaggctggagtgcaatggcgcaagtcttggctcactgcaacctccgttcaagtgaatctcctgcctcagcctcccaagtagctgggattacaggtgtgcgccaccagctAATTGTgtctttttagtaaagatggggtttcaccgtgttgggcaggcgggtctcaaactcctgacctcaggtgatctgcccaccttggcgcctcccaaagtgctgggattacagatgtgagcccctaCGCCCGGCCTTCCCTCCTCCACCCCTAGGGACAGAGTGTTgctcaacctcagcctcccaggttcaagtgattctcctaccacaGCCTCTTGAGGTAGCTGgacttacaggcacatgccaccatgcccgactaatttttatatttttagtggagatggattTTTGCCTGTTGGCcgagctggtctctaactcctggccgcctcaagtgatccacctacctcagcctcccaaattgctgggattacaagcatgagccactgcacccaacctcaaATTATTGTGTCTTTATGCTAATTCTTAATAGCTAGTAACGCAGATTTTTTCTAAAGGGATTTTTGACTGTTTTTCAGTTCTTGCTCTTCTGTATTAGAGTTAGTTTATGAACCCCATAAACCTCAAAACCTTAAAACCCCAATTGAATATTTACTAAATCTATGAAGTAATTTCAGGAGAATTTACATTTTTGTGATACTGAGTGATCTTTTTTTCCcatgaagattttatttctccatttatttgtatatttatttgcttatttatttattgagacagtctcgctgtgtcaccaggctggagtgcagtggcgcgatctcagctcactgcaacctctggctcctgggttcaagcgattgtcctgcctcagcctcctgagtagctaggattacagatgcccgccaccacacccagctaatttttgtatttttagtagagatggggtttcaccatgttggtcaggctggtcttgaactcctgacctcaggtgatctgctgcctCAACTCCCAAAGTTTTGtgattgcagacgtgagccactgcgcctggcctgtctctacttattattttattttactttgagacagtgtctcactccttCACccggctggattgcagtggcgcagtctcggcttactgtaacctctgcctcccgggtctccttgcctcagcctcccgagtagctggaattacaggcacctaccagcacccctggctaatttttgtaagtagagatgggatttcaccatgttggccaggctggtcttgaacttctgacctcacgtgatccacccacctaggcctcccaaagtgctgtgattacaggtgtgagccaccacacccagcctatttagaTCTTCAGTAAAGACTATCGATTTCCTTAAAGGTCTTGCAAATTTTACTAGTTTTACTTCTAGGTTTCGTTTATTTTCAAGTTGCTGTGGTTAATGGTCTTTGTTAAATGATACTTTTCTGGTtattactggtgtatagaaatacagttgatttggccgggcgcggtggctcacgcctgtaatcccagcactttgggaggccgaggtgggcagatcacgaggtcaggagatcgagaccatcctggccaacacgatgaaaccccatctctactataaatacaaaaaattagccaggcttggtggcgggcacctgtagtcccagctactcgggaggctgaggcgggagaatggcaagaacctgggaggtggagcttgcagtgagctgagatggcgccactgcactccagcctgggtgactgagtgagactccacctcaaaaaaaaaaaaaaaagaaagaaaaatacagttgattttgggccggcgtggtggctcatgtctgtaatcccggcactatgggaggccgaggtgggtggatcactaggtcaagagatcgagaccatcctggccaacgtggtgaaacctcgtatctactaaaaatacagaaattagccgggtgtggtgacacgcgcctgtagttGAGccactcgggagtctgaggcaggagaatcagttgatcccaggatgcagaggttgcagtgagctgagatggcgccactgcactccagcctggcgacagagcaagactcccatctcaaaaaaaaaaaggaaatacagttgATTTTGGTAAATCTTATATAAGGTGATTTCTCCCTActtgtaggtgtgtgtgtgcacagataTCACACAGACCTCAAAAGTAAAATGCTTTTAGTGTCTACTGTCATATTCTACCCTGTGCAAGACTCcttcttgtttgcttttttgttttgagttggagtcttgctctgttgcccagactggagtgcagtggcacaatttcagctcactgcaacctccgcctcctgggttcaagcctcaagcctcttgagtagctgggattacaggcttaagcatattaaaaagactgctttttaatatgtatataacatGTAGTTTATTGAGGAATGTGGAGTTTATCCTGGTTAAGAAAGTAGTATTTACCAtcaaaattttggaaataaagatgttaaaatAGATTTCCAagctggatacagtggctcacatgtgtaatcctagcactttgggaggccaaggcaggaggatcccaaggattgcttgagcccaggagtttgagaccagcctggacaacagagtgagactctgtctcacaaaaaagaaaaaaatgtatttccacaTTATTCATACCACAgttttgccatattttcttttcagtttttaggTATCACGTTCCTTTTTTTAAGTCAGAGGTATCAATATATATATCCTGTTGTCATCTTTTTTAAGTCCTATAAATAGATTGCTCTTGTGTTACTGGATATATGTAAACAATTACAGACTAAACTgattgtgtgcatatataatgCAAAAAAGTACACGTGAAGATATTCTTATACAAGGTAGCTCCTGAATTCAAGTCAACCACATCTGATATTCAGCTGAAAGACTAGTCATCTGTTCTAACTGGAGGAAGTAGTGGCTGTGTTAGACTAACCAAGAATCCCTGTAGTTCACTCACAGCCTGTACACTGTCCTTCACGGTTTAAGGATAATTTTCTTTATGCCAGTCACGTCTTATGTGGTGGTATCAAAGTCTGACTACCCCTACGAGGTGGCTGTGCTCAGTGGGTACCTGTCTGGGCATAGAAAATGCCAGGGCAGGCAAACCAGCATCAGAAGATGGCTAAGGCAGGAGTGGGGCCTATCCTGTTCACTTCCACACTTTGGTCTACTTTGGTTTTTATGATAAAGCAGGGATAGAGGAGAAAATAACTTAGAATTCTGAAAAACTTAAAAGCGGAGAAACGGTGACATTTAGTGACTTACTACATGTGAAAAATTGGTACTTTTCCTGGATTTTGCCTGGACTTTTTTCTCCCAAATTAGTATATTCTAGTCATGCCTAACTATGCTATTCTTTGTCTAGATGAACAAGAGAACTGGGCAACCCATGATCCACATCTACCTGGACAAGGAAACAGGAAAGCCCAAAGGCGATGCCACAGTGTCCTATGAAGACCCACCTACTGCCAAGGCTGCCGTGGAATGGTTTGATGGTGAGATGTACTCACTGGCATTCTTAATCTCCCTGGCTATAGAGTATGGCATGAGGGAGAAACTTGTGAACCATAGGAGCAAGAAGACCTTCCATCTCTTCCTGGGGGAGGTAGATGGCCGGTCTCCCTTCAGTAGTATTAGCACCCAGCCATTGACCCTGGATTTGGAGatccctttattttcaggcaTTAGTATTACAAATCAACCTTGCTTAAAGTGGCAAACACTTCCTAAGCACAGATTATCAGAAGGtacagaaaacccttcaaaagaaCATCTTAGCCAGTGTACATTtgcatatagataaatatatatatttaaatgtatagataaatatatatatttaaatgaggCCTTGACATTAATGGTGGGATTTCACTTCAGACAAAACCAACTTGAAAGCATTGAATGACTTGGCCATGtccagtggcttgcacctgtaatcccagcactttgggaggccaacattggtgcattgcttgaatccaggggcttgagaccagcctggggaacatggcaaaaccctgtctctacaaaaaaaatacaaaaattagccaggtgttgtggcacactCCTATACCTATAgtaccagccactcaggaggctgaggtgggaggatcacttgagcccggggagTTTGAagctccagtgagctgagattgcaccactgcactccaacctgggcaacagagcaagactctgtctcaaagaaagtgTCAAATAACAAGTCCTGGTTCTGTTTTCTTGGCcatgcagtcagcttcccaccaGCTTATTTTCCTCCTTATGGTAGACAGTGTTTTTtgcttgtgttgtttttttttgagacggtctcactttgtcacccaggctggagtgcagtgacacaagccatctcagcttactgcaacctccacctcccaggttcaagccaatCTTGTGCGTCAGCCACTCGAGTAGCTGCTctactacaggcgcatgtcaccacgcccagctaacttttgtattttttaatagagatggggtttcaccatgttggtcaggctgtagGAAGGTTTTTAAGTATATTTAAGTATGGcctttttctggccaggcacaatggctcttgcctataatcctaccactttaggaggccaaggcaggaggattgcttgaaccaaggagttcactagcagcctgggcaacctagtgagacactGCTTCTACAAACAATTTTgtaaaattagtcgggcatggtgatgcgtgcctgtagtcccagctacttgggaggattgcttgagcaagtGAgattgaaactgcagtgagctgtgccactgcactccagcccgggcaacagtgaaacccccatctcaaaaacagccTTTTTCTGGCCTTGTCATTAAAGATCTTAGAGAAGATTACAGGCAGACCTAATGCATCTGGGAGTGGTCATTTGATGATGTTGTGGAGTTGGTGAACAGGGAGTATAGGGGAGTAATTGATGTTCTGTTGTCTTGTTCCAGGGAAAGATTTTCAAGGGAGCAAACTTAAAGTCTCCCTTGCTCGGAAGAAGCCTCCAATGAACAGTATGCGGGGTGGTATGCCACCCCGTGAGGGCAGAGGGATGCCACCACCACTCCGCGGAGGTACTTTTTCTGAGCTCCTATGTTGCATTAAAAGGTTTTCAGTACACTTCATACCCTTGAGAAACTTGATTATTAGAGTGAAGAAACATAAAATTGTGTGTAGAGTCAATACTAGACTATTGTCAATACTAGACTATTGAGAGCTAACAATGAATGTTTGTCGGGAGTAAAGGGAAGAGAAGAATATGGGAGGCTGGAAGCCACTCTGCCTGTCAACTCCAGACTGCCATTTATTCAGCTTTGGTTGTGTCTGTATAGACATGCCTATTCCTTACAGAATTGTGGGagttcagccaggtgcagtggctcacgcctgtaatcccagcactttgggaggctgaggtgggcggatcacctgaggtcaggagtttaagaccagcctggccaacatggtgaaactccctctctactaaaaatacaaaaattagccgggtatggtggtgcatgcctgtaatcccagctactcgggaggctgaggcaggagaattgtttgaatctggggggtggaggttgcagtgagcaaagatcgtgccactgcactccagcctgggcaacagtgtgagactccgtctccaaaaaaaaaaaattgtgggagCTCTGTTTCTGTAGAGCACGTGGAACACGCTCCTCACAGGGAAGGGGGCTGATGGCCTGAGCCACACGGAAACACGGAACAGGTGATGGGGAAATGACAGCAGTAGTATCTGTGGGTTTACttagtgatttttatttcctatagCAAATTTGGTGCTACAGAGAAATGATTTGCTGTTTCTTGTTGTAGGTCCAGGAGGCCCAGGAGGTCCTGGGGGACCCATGGGTCGCATGGGAGGCCGTGGAGGAGATAGAGGAGGCTTCCCTCCAAGAGGACCCCGGGGTTCCCGAGGGAACCCCTCTGGAGGAGGAAACGTCCAGCACCGAGCTGGAGACTGGCAGTGTCCCAATCCGTATGTACTTGTCTTGGCAAATTGATACCCTACGAGTGAAGCCACCCTTCCCTCACCCCATCCCCACTCTAGAGTGgattgctctgtctagaggaacagaatgatGACCTTGATGGCTGGTTAGGGACACTAGTCAGCCATTCACTGGATGCTTCAGAGCCTTCTGAAGATTGATTTGACCTGTCCTGTGGGTGCAATGCTGCCTGAGGCTGTGCCCTAAAGTATGGGTGTACATAGATCCTCTTGATAGTGAGTGTGTACCTGTTCACACACCACCTTTCCTTGTTTATCTTCCTTAGTTCAATTGGTGATTTCTGCTGTGATGTAATTGTATGCAGGGGTTGTGGAAACCAGAACTTCGCCTGGAGAACAGAGTGCAACCAGTGTAAGGCCCCAAAGCCTGAAGGCTTCCTCCCGCCACCCTTCCCGCCCCCGGGTAGGTGCAGGTTTCATGAGTGTCCCCTCAGCTTCCTGGtgctaaacctcttttcttatttgtGGGCTTGGTAAACTGCAGTTGCCCTCTGCTTAACAACTTTGAGTTGTCGTGTCCTCATTTCTAAATTGCCAGCCCAATGCTGAGATTGAGTGAAGTGTCTGGTTTGTTCTGCTGTGAGAGAAGGAAGCAGAGCAGCTTCCACAGTGTCCACAGGGCCTCTGCAGCCACCCACTGACTGCTTTTGCCCTGCTATTCTCACCTTAGGTGGTGATCGTGGCAGAGGTGGCCCTGGTGGCATGCGGGGAGGAAGAGGTGGCCTCATGGATCGTGGTGGTCCCGGTGGAATGTTCAGAGGTGGCCGTGGTGGCGACAGAGGTGGCTTCCGTGGTGGCCGGGGCATGGACCGAGGTGGCTTTGGTGGAGGAAGACGAGGTGGCCCTGGGGGGCCCCCTGGACCTTTGATGGAACAgatgggaggaagaagaggaggacgTGGAGGACCTGGAAAAATGGATAAGTAAGTGCTGGTGAAAAGGCACAGTAAGAGGACAGCCCCTCCCAGCTTGGTTGGCGCAAGTCCTCATGGTGCTAGGAAGCTTGTGATAGTGCTTGGGAGGAGCCAGGAAGGGGCACCTGAGGGCTCTGGAAGGGCTTCCTCACCCCTTCCCATTCATTCTAACCAAAGGGCCCTCTTTACCTTGCAGAGGCGAGCACCGTCAGGAGCGCAGAGATCGGCCCTACTAGATGCAGAGACCCCGCAGAGCTGCATTGACtaccagatttattttttaaaccagaaaatgttttaaatttataattccatatttataatgTTGGCCACAACATTATGATTATTCCTTGTCTGTACTTTAGTATTTTTCACCATTTGTGAAGAAACATTAAAACAAGTTAAATGGTAGTGTgcggagttttttttttccttcttttaaaaatggttgTTTAACTAAGACTTTAACAATGGGAACCCCTTGTGAGCATGCTCAGTATCATTGTGGAGAACCAAGAGGGCCTCTTAACTGTAACAATGTTCATGGTtgtgatgtttttttttttttttaaataaaattccaaatgTTTATAAACAGTcatccttctcagcctctgttcCACAGTCACTGTGTGTCTGCTGGGAGCatgctcccaccccaccccacccaggagAGGGGTGCCTTCCAGGTAAACGGTTTGTTCAGGGGAAATAAGCGGTTGTGACATGGAAACAGACTCTGGCCCTGATGCAGCCTCTGAGACCCACTAGTGTCCAAAGGTTCAAGGGGAGATCCAGGTAAGGGAGGCATAGGAAGAACTGGAAATAACTTTGCCTTCCATGGGATCACGGATCAGGCACTAGGAGCATCTAAGGGGCTGCTCCCTCAGGTGAGGGACGATCCCTCTCAGGCGGACTGGGTCGAGTCCTCTCATCCCCAGCACTTCTGGGCATGCATTGTGTGCACCTCTGCTGTTTCTTTCCCTGGTCATTTCCTGTTCTGTGTTTGACTCCCTGCGTTTGGAAAACCCTCCCTTAACCAGCCATCATCCCCTTCTCTCCATCAAACCATCTTCCTGGCCCTTTCTACAGGAAGCGCATGGAAAGAGCTGTGTCCGCCCCTCCCTCTCTGGAACCCACTTCATTCTTCACCTGCACTAAAACAAGCAGCTCTCAGTCACCAACCACCTCTAATGTTGCCGAATCAATGGTCTTTCCTTCTCTGTTCTCCCATCTCCTTCAttgcttcctttttctcctaTCCCTAAATGCAGGAAGGCCCCAAGGCTAGCATTGCGCTCCGCTGAGCCCCCACACTGCCTGGCTGTCCTTTCCATACTGTGGCTTTAGCCCTTTCTCCCTAGGGCCAACTGGGCTTGGGTGCATGATGGGTGTAGAGCAGGGCTTGCTCTTGTCCCATCCTGCCTACACTACACCCCAGTTCAGCAAACACACACCTGCCCCAAACCTTGGAGTCATCCATGACCCATTCTCAAACCCCAGCCCCCAACCTAGCTCTCTTCCAAATCCAGGGCGGTGCAAatccacccacagcccccacctctATGACGCCACCTCACTGGGTTCCCTGCTTCTCCCCTCAGTATCTCCAGCCCTTCCTCAGAAGCCAGACCAaggtttgtggggttttttgttgttgtttgagatggtcttgctctcaccaaggctggagtacagtggtgcaatcacagcttcaCCTCTtgagctgagtagctgggactacaggtgtagcacccggctaatttttttgatgtttttgtacAGACCAGGtctcattgttgcccaggctggtctcaacttgggctcaagtgatcatcccaccttgacctctcaaagtgctaggattacaggcgtaagccaccacacttggcccaaaCCAACTTGACACGGGAGGTCATCCCCAGTCTCAAAACCATTTGGTGGCTCCAAGCATGCTTGCCATGCCCCAAAAGACCTCTGGGACCCCAGCTCCCCTGCTCTACCTTGCACGCCAGTCCAGCACTGTTCCTCAAGGGGCCGAGGACGCTCTCACCGCAGCCTTGGTGTGTCAGAGCCAAGATGCACACATACCTAGGAGGCCCAAACTCGACTAGGGCATCACTGGGTCCCTGCGtcgtgccaggcactgcactaagTACCTCCGTGCGTTTAATTCCTAATAACCTTCAAGGCAGGCAACATAGGACAGCCACACGTCAGCTGAGATGGGAATAGAGAGGTCAAGGGAGGACTTGCCATTGAGAGGCTGAATTGAGCTAAGGGTGGTCGCCCTCCAGACCCCGCATGCTCACCCTCCCACCAACCCACTGTATACAGGCACCTGCTTCTGAAAAGGATGGGTGCTCTGACATGACCCGCATGCTGCCAGCACTAAGGGAAGACAAGCAGCCTGCTCTGGAAGCTGCTACTGCACAAGCATCCGTCAGACTCTGGCATTGCATAGGCTCCCCAGGAGTAGCCTTATGTCCCTGCCGAGAGGGGTTTGTCACTGGCACTAAATAGCCCTGGTAGAGATGTTTACAGCAGGCAGGTCTATTTTTCTCAGCCCAAAGAAACTTCTGGACGCTCTGGGCACAGATGCCCTCAGGCAGCATGGATTCCGAGCCTGTCTCAAAGGGCTGCACGAAGCTGGCTGGTGCCAGGGCATGAAGGAGGTGGGCAGGGCAGAGAGCAGAGCAGGTGGAGAAAAAGCCTAGCCTCTACCCACACCCGGGTCAAACTCCCCAAAAGCACCTAGACTAAAAGTTGCCAACACAAACTTGAGGTCCCACGAGGCCACATGGCACAAGCCTGGGCAAAGGTGGCGGGGTCCATGGGGAGACTGATCTATGCCCACAGGGAGTGGCTCCCCTGCTCGACGGGGAAGAGCGCAGGgctgcagcaacagcagcagcagcagctgtggaGCTGAGGACAGTGCAGTCTGTGACAGGGACAACAGCTGGCCCTCGTGCTGTCCCCTCATACCCCACTCCTGACAGATCTGCTGGGCGCAGGGCCGGCAGTGAGGACAGTGTGATGCAGGCAGGTTGGAAAGAGCCCACTTGGGTTTTCCAGTTTTGCGTCTCTCTTGTGAAGGGCACTGGAGGCAGCTCAGGGTCACCTGTCCCACAGCCAGAGCAGGAGCTGACCAGCAGGTGTCCTTGGAGCTGAGCCCACACCTGGACACAGCAGCTGGAAGCCTCCTGCGAGTCCCTCACTTAGCCTGGGCTGTGCTCAGAGCCTCAGTCCAGACTGGAGAATTTGGAGTTCTAATCCAACCAGTGCCAGAGGTTCCTGGAGCTGCCCGGTAGCAGGGATGTAGGCCACAATGAGAGTTTTGCCACAGCCATCATCTGACCTCTAGCTGCAACCAAGGCCAAGCAGGCTGCTGGCTGGCACCCAGCAGTGGGCGCAAGAAACTGGCTATGTGCCCTCTGGCCAAAGGCCAGAAGGAGCCCACATGGGAGCCACAGCATTCTGTGCATAGAGGTGGGTGGCCTCAAGGGCCCGTGCAGATGAGCTCAGGGTCTCTATAGCCCAAACCTCCTGTCCCTCCAGCAGTTTCTGTGGTTTCTCTTGGTCCTGCAAGGAACAAGGGAGACCATGTAGAGGCTGAGGCTTTCCCAGAGGTGGCCCCACAGGCCCTGGGCCACCACACGACAGAGGGGGTCAAAGCTACGGTCTACCATGCCCTGGGCCAGGGGTCTGACCCCCCAGTGAGGTCTGCACCATAGCAGCTACATGTCCTAGAATCAGGTGGGAGGCTGTGGTCTAGAACAGGCCTCTTATCACCAGCCACAGCTcatgggagagaaggaggaaggaatctcgtgtgtgtgtgtgtgtgtgtgtgtgtgtgtgtgtgtgtgtgtgtgtgtgtgtggtgtgtggtgtgtgtgtgtgtgtgtgtgacggagtctcgctctgtcgcccagactggagtgcagtggcgcaatctctgctcactgcaagctctgcctcctgggctcacgccattctcctgcctcagcctctggagtagctgggactacaggcactcgccaccacgcccagagaattttttgtatttttagtggagacggggtttcaccgtgttaaccaggatggtctcgatctcccgacctcatgatccacccgcctcggcctcccaaagtgccgcgattacaggcgtgagctaccgagCCCAGCAGAAGGAATCTCTTTATAATCCCTCCTCCCCAGAGAAGCGGATATGCTGAGCCAGGCCACACTGAGCTGGGTAGTGGCATTATTTTTCACAACCCCATGATGTAACTACTACTACTGTCCCATTCTGCAGATGGTgccactgaggctcagggagcttCACCATCCCACCCAATGACCAATGACAGAGCGTGGGTTCCATCCAACTTCACCCATGTCCAAAACCCCAAAATGCAGCAAGGTAGGTATAAGCAGGAGTCAAATTCCTGCACAGCTGCTGGCTACACATATCCCatgccttctctgggcctcagtttgccCAAATTGTAAAATGAGAACACCTAAGAGTATCATAGCTCATCGGGGTATTTTGAAGATGAAACTGTTAAATGTCCACACCCTGATtcacccccaccccaaacctgcaaccctcctccacctccag includes:
- the EWSR1 gene encoding RNA-binding protein EWS isoform X14, whose product is MASTDYSTYSQAAAQQGYSAYTAQPTQGYAQTTQQAYGQQSYGTYGQPTDVSYTQAQTTATYGQTAYATSYGQPPTGYTTPTAPQAYSQPVQGYGTGAYDTTTATVTTTQASYAAQSAYGTQPAYPAYGQQPAATAPTRPQDGNKPTETSQPQSSTGGYNQPSLGYGQSNYSYPQVPGSYPMQPVTAPPSYPPTSYSSTQPTSYDQSSYSQQNTYGQPSSYGQQSSYGQQSSYGQQPPTSYPPQTGSYSQAPSQYSQQSSSYGQQSSFRQDHPSSMGVYGQESGGFSGPGENRSMSGPDNRGRGRGGFDRGGMSRGGRGGGRGGMGAGERGGFNKPGGPMDEGPDLDLGPPVDPDEDSDNSAIYVQGLNDSVTLDDLADFFKQCGVVKMNKRTGQPMIHIYLDKETGKPKGDATVSYEDPPTAKAAVEWFDGKDFQGSKLKVSLARKKPPMNSMRGGMPPREGRGMPPPLRGGPGGPGGPGGPMGRMGGRGGDRGGFPPRGPRGSRGNPSGGGNVQHRAGDWQCPNPGCGNQNFAWRTECNQCKAPKPEGFLPPPFPPPGGDRGRGGPGGMRGGRGGLMDRGGPGGMFRGGRGGDRGGFRGGRGMDRGGFGGGRRGGPGGPPGPLMEQMGGRRGGRGGPGKMDKGEHRQERRDRPY
- the EWSR1 gene encoding RNA-binding protein EWS isoform X15 — protein: MASTDYSTYSQAAAQQGYSAYTAQPTQGYAQTTQAYGQQSYGTYGQPTDVSYTQAQTTATYGQTAYATSYGQPPTGYTTPTAPQAYSQPVQGYGTGAYDTTTATVTTTQASYAAQSAYGTQPAYPAYGQQPAATAPTRPQDGNKPTETSQPQSSTGGYNQPSLGYGQSNYSYPQVPGSYPMQPVTAPPSYPPTSYSSTQPTSYDQSSYSQQNTYGQPSSYGQQSSYGQQSSYGQQPPTSYPPQTGSYSQAPSQYSQQSSSYGQQSSFRQDHPSSMGVYGQESGGFSGPGENRSMSGPDNRGRGRGGFDRGGMSRGGRGGGRGGMGAGERGGFNKPGGPMDEGPDLDLGPPVDPDEDSDNSAIYVQGLNDSVTLDDLADFFKQCGVVKMNKRTGQPMIHIYLDKETGKPKGDATVSYEDPPTAKAAVEWFDGKDFQGSKLKVSLARKKPPMNSMRGGMPPREGRGMPPPLRGGPGGPGGPGGPMGRMGGRGGDRGGFPPRGPRGSRGNPSGGGNVQHRAGDWQCPNPGCGNQNFAWRTECNQCKAPKPEGFLPPPFPPPGGDRGRGGPGGMRGGRGGLMDRGGPGGMFRGGRGGDRGGFRGGRGMDRGGFGGGRRGGPGGPPGPLMEQMGGRRGGRGGPGKMDKGEHRQERRDRPY
- the EWSR1 gene encoding RNA-binding protein EWS isoform X9, with translation MASTDYSTYSQAAAQQGYSAYTAQPTQGYAQTTQQAYGQQSYGTYGQPTDVSYTQAQTTATYGQTAYATSYGQPPTVEGTSTGYTTPTAPQAYSQPVQGYGTGAYDTTTATVTTTQASYAAQSAYGTQPAYPAYGQQPAATAPTRPQDGNKPTETSQPQSSTGGYNQPSLGYGQSNYSYPQVPGSYPMQPVTAPPSYPPTSYSSTQPTSYDQSSYSQQNTYGQPSSYGQQSSYGQQSSYGQQPPTSYPPQTGSYSQAPSQYSQQSSSYGQQSSFRQDHPSSMGVYGQESGGFSGPGENRSMSGPDNRGRGRGGFDRGGMSRGGRGGGRGGMGAGERGGFNKPGGPMDEGPDLDLGPPVDPDEDSDNSAIYVQGLNDSVTLDDLADFFKQCGVVKMNKRTGQPMIHIYLDKETGKPKGDATVSYEDPPTAKAAVEWFDGKDFQGSKLKVSLARKKPPMNSMRGGMPPREGRGMPPPLRGGPGGPGGPGGPMGRMGGRGGDRGGFPPRGPRGSRGNPSGGGNVQHRAGDWQCPNPGCGNQNFAWRTECNQCKAPKPEGFLPPPFPPPGGDRGRGGPGGMRGGRGGLMDRGGPGGMFRGGRGGDRGGFRGGRGMDRGGFGGGRRGGPGGPPGPLMEQMGGRRGGRGGPGKMDKGEHRQERRDRPY